One Chrysiogenia bacterium genomic window carries:
- the dnaX gene encoding DNA polymerase III subunit gamma/tau → MSYLVLARKYRPQSFDEVAGQEHVTRTLQNAIKSGRLAHAYLFSGSRGVGKTSIARILAKAINCEKNKDGSPCNKCSSCEEITAGTSVDVIEIDAASNRGIDSVRELREGVRYAPARSKFKVYIIDEVHMLTKEAWNALLKTLEEPPDHAIFLFATTEVHKVLPTILSRVQRFDFRRLTPQGISEQITKVLKDEKIGLSDEAIQLVARLSEGGMRDALSLLDLVSASFDRDTKKQPITEQEVADLTGVAGRELIEQTLEAIVKKDALAVITCVEKLYDYGYDVQNFYKEVLGGIRDALVMRATGEKAGEVMDLPESSVARLKEIFDGCDTTFVDQLFLIFQSGEQAVFNSAHQRYVLEALLLRMAQAEPLESLGAIDERLARIEGSLGSGGGGAPARRGPPARPTEGAAPARAAAPDTQSKPESSSIVSGAEPGCADSGNASAAAPVPPGQEIPEWRLIAGNLAERKMRWRGMLSAASLRMEARGVVLVPTDDKFEKARRLMGAEDLTELLRTIGEELAGERGGEAPPVILGELDLSVREAAPERAQAKAEARSEELDERARVKREARENPVVAQVLDKFSVGDINIRKKRG, encoded by the coding sequence ATGTCCTATCTCGTTCTCGCGCGCAAATACCGCCCGCAATCCTTTGACGAGGTTGCCGGGCAGGAACACGTCACCCGCACGCTCCAGAACGCGATCAAGTCCGGGCGGCTCGCTCATGCCTACCTGTTCTCGGGCTCGCGCGGGGTGGGCAAGACCTCCATCGCACGCATTCTTGCCAAGGCGATCAACTGCGAAAAGAACAAGGACGGCTCTCCCTGCAACAAGTGTTCAAGTTGCGAGGAAATCACCGCGGGGACTTCCGTTGACGTGATCGAGATCGACGCCGCCTCGAACCGCGGCATCGATTCGGTGCGAGAGTTGCGCGAGGGTGTGCGCTACGCGCCGGCCCGTTCGAAGTTCAAGGTCTACATCATCGACGAAGTTCACATGCTCACCAAGGAAGCATGGAACGCGCTTCTCAAGACGCTCGAAGAACCGCCGGATCACGCGATCTTTCTGTTCGCGACGACCGAAGTGCACAAGGTGCTGCCCACGATTCTCTCGCGCGTGCAGCGCTTCGACTTCCGCCGCCTGACGCCGCAGGGAATCAGCGAACAGATTACCAAGGTTCTCAAGGACGAAAAGATCGGCCTGAGCGATGAAGCCATCCAGCTCGTTGCGCGCCTGTCCGAGGGCGGCATGCGTGACGCGCTGAGCCTGCTCGATCTGGTAAGTGCGTCCTTCGACCGCGACACCAAGAAGCAGCCGATCACCGAGCAGGAAGTCGCCGACCTGACCGGCGTTGCCGGGCGCGAGCTCATCGAACAGACCCTCGAAGCGATCGTGAAGAAAGACGCGCTCGCGGTCATCACCTGCGTCGAAAAACTCTATGACTACGGCTACGACGTTCAGAACTTCTACAAGGAAGTCCTCGGCGGCATTCGCGACGCGCTGGTCATGCGTGCTACCGGCGAGAAGGCCGGTGAGGTGATGGACCTGCCCGAGAGCTCGGTCGCGCGCCTCAAGGAAATTTTCGACGGTTGCGACACTACCTTCGTCGACCAGCTCTTTCTGATCTTCCAGTCAGGCGAACAGGCGGTCTTCAACTCCGCCCACCAGCGCTACGTGCTCGAAGCGCTGCTGCTGCGCATGGCGCAGGCCGAGCCCCTGGAGTCGCTCGGTGCCATCGATGAGCGTCTTGCGCGAATCGAGGGCTCGCTCGGAAGCGGGGGCGGCGGAGCACCCGCGAGGCGAGGGCCTCCAGCCCGCCCTACTGAGGGCGCCGCGCCGGCTCGGGCAGCGGCGCCGGACACCCAGAGCAAGCCAGAATCCAGTTCCATCGTCTCCGGGGCCGAACCCGGCTGTGCCGACTCGGGGAACGCGTCCGCCGCGGCGCCAGTGCCCCCCGGGCAGGAAATCCCCGAATGGCGGCTTATCGCGGGGAACCTTGCCGAGCGCAAGATGCGCTGGCGCGGGATGCTCAGCGCCGCCAGCCTGCGCATGGAAGCGCGTGGGGTGGTGCTGGTTCCCACCGACGATAAATTCGAAAAAGCCCGGCGCCTGATGGGGGCCGAGGACCTGACCGAGCTGCTGCGCACCATCGGCGAAGAACTGGCGGGTGAGCGCGGCGGTGAGGCTCCGCCAGTGATTCTGGGCGAGCTGGACCTGAGCGTGCGCGAGGCCGCCCCCGAACGGGCCCAGGCCAAGGCGGAGGCCCGGAGCGAAGAACTCGACGAGCGCGCCCGGGTCAAGCGCGAAGCCCGCGAAAACCCCGTGGTGGCGCAGGTGCTCGACAAGTTCTCCGTGGGTGACATCAACATCCGCAAGAAGCGCGGATAG